From a region of the Panicum virgatum strain AP13 chromosome 2K, P.virgatum_v5, whole genome shotgun sequence genome:
- the LOC120678882 gene encoding monoacylglycerol lipase-like, which translates to MWAPPAASPAAAGATPSLLRRPSRAAVVRVLVAPPVAARTQREQPRRRLCLAVPPPASEMASAGADGEEEEEEEEVVVVVEAETGRTEAVEMDAAVRRELAIRRLREEADADASEAGTGAGRSRRDFAVFETARGDALFTQSWTPAAADRVRGVVVLLHGLNEHSGRYSHFAKLLNDQGLKVYAMDWIGHGGSDGVHGYVSSLDHAIGDLKEFLEDIVLEENHGLPCFLFGHSTGGAIVLKAALDPCVKLHVEGVVLTSPAIHVQPSHPIIKVVAPIFSVLTPKYRVSALHKRGPPVSRDPEALKMKYSDPLVYTGPIRVRTGNEILRISSYLQRNLSRVTVPFLVLHGTADTITDPTASQRLYHTSMSTNKSIKLYDGYLHDLLFEPERDDIANDIINWLSARLDVLERR; encoded by the exons ATGTGGGCCCCACCCGCGGCATCGCCGGCTGCGGCGGGGGCGACCCCCTCGCTTCTGCGGCGGCCGTCGCGGGCCGCGGTGGTCCGCGTCCTCGTCGCGCCGCCTGTCGCGGCGCGGACGCAGCgggagcagccgcggcggcggctgtgcctcgcggtgccgccgcccgcgtcgGAGATGGCCTCCGCGGGCGCTgacggggaggaagaggaggaggaggaggaggtggtggtggtggtggaggcggagaCGGGGAGGACGGAGGCGGTGGAGATGgacgcggcggtgcggcgggagCTGGCGATCCGGAGGCTGCGGGAGGAGGCGGACGCGGACGCGAGCGAGGCCGGGACgggggcggggcggagcaggAGGGACTTCGCCGTGTTCGAGACCGCCAGGGGCGACGCGCTCTTCACGCAGTCGTGGactccggccgccgcggacCGCGTCAG GGGTGTTGTTGTTCTGTTGCATGGTCTAAACGAGCATAG TGGAAGGTACAGCCATTTCGCAAAACTGTTGAATGATCAAGGGCTTAAAGTTTATGCCATGGACTGGATTG GACACGGTGGAAGTGATGGGGTTCATGGATATGTTTCATCTCTTGATCATGCTATTGGTGACTTG AAAGAATTTCTTGAGGATATTGTATTGGAGGAAAACCATGGTTTGCCATGCTTCTTATTTGGGCACTCCACAGGTGGAGCTATTGTTTTGAAG GCAGCTCTAGATCCTTGTGTAAAACTTCATGTAGAAGGTGTGGTCTTAACATCGCCAGCTATTCATGTTCAACCATCTCATCCAATCATCAAA GTTGTTGCACCAATATTCTCTGTGCTAACTCCAAAATATCGAGTTAGTGCCTTACATAAGAGAGGACCTCCTGTTTCCCGTGATCCAGAGGCTCTGAAGATGAAGTATTCAGATCCCCTTGTGTATACTGGACCAATTAGAGTTAGAACTGGCAATGAAATACTCCGCATATCATCATATTTGCAAAGAAACTTGAGCAGAGTTACTGTTCCTTTTCTAGTTCTACATGGTACAGCCGACACGATAACTGATCCGACAGCATCCCAGCGACTATACCATACATCGATGTCAACAAATAAATCAATAAAACTATATGATGGATATTTGCATGATCTTCTCTTTGAACCAGAAAGGGATGATATCGCAAATGACATCATCAATTGGTTGAGCGCAAGACTTGATGTTCTTGAGAGAAGGTGA
- the LOC120678889 gene encoding annexin D5-like produces the protein MASLTLPPAPPNPRQDAIDLHKAFKGFGCDNTAVINILTHRDSVQRGYIQQEYKAMYHEELSQRISSELSGHHKKAMLLWILDPAGRDATVLREALSGDTMDLRAATEIICSRTPSQLQIMKQTYLARFGTYLEHDIGHHTSGDHQKILLAYVGIPRYEGPEVDPTIVTHDAKDLYKAGEKRLGTDEKTFIRIFTERSWAHIASVSSAYHHMYDRKLEKVIKSETSGNFAFALLTILRCAENPAKYFAKVLRKAMKGLGTDDKTLIRVVVTRTEIDMQYIKAEYFKKYKKPLAEAINSETSGNYRTFLLSLVGHGH, from the exons atggccagcctcaccctgccgccggcgccccccaaCCCGCGCCAGGACGCCATCGACCTCCACAAGGCCTTCAAAG GTTTTGGTTGTGACAATACAGCTGTGATAAACATACTTACTCATCGCGATTCAGTGCAACGTGGATATATTCAACAGGAATACAAGGCTATGTATCATGAGGAACTCTCCCAGCGTATTTCATCTGAACTCAGTGGACACCACAAG AAAGCTATGTTGCTGTGGATTCTTGATCCTGCTGGACGTGATGCAACTGTTTTGAGAGAAGCTCTAAGTGGTGACACTATGGATCTGAGAGCAGCCACTGAGATAATATGTTCCAGGACACCATCACAGTTGCAAATAATGAAACAAACTTATTTGGCAAGATTCGGTACTTATCTTGAGCATGACATTGGTCACCACACATCTGGCGATCACCAGAAG ATTTTACTTGCCTATGTGGGGATCCCACGCTATGAAGGCCCTGAGGTTGATCCTACTATTGTGACACATGATGCGAAGGACTTGTACAAAGCTGGTGAGAAAAGGCTTGGTACAGATGAGAAGACTTTCATCCGCATTTTCACTGAACGCAGTTGGGCACACATAGCATCTGTTTCTTCTGCTTACCATCATATGTATGACCGGAAATTAGAGAAG gTTATCAAGAGCGAAACATCTGGAAACTTTGCATTCGCACTTTTAACTATCCTCAGATGTGCAGAGAATCCGGCAAAGTATTTTGCTAAG GTCCTGCGGAAGGCCATGAAAGGTCTAGGCACCGATGACAAAACCCTTATAAGGGTCGTGGTGACAAGGACTGAGATTGATATGCAATATATCAAGGCAGAGTACTTCAAGAAGTATAAGAAGCCGTTAGCTGAGGCTATCAACTCTGAAACATCTGGAAACTATCGGACGTTCCTTCTCTCACTTGTCGGCCATGGCCACTAG